DNA sequence from the Candidatus Kaistella beijingensis genome:
TTACAAAGACAATTCCATCACAGAGAACACTAGAGTTTCTTATCCTATTTATCATATCAGCAAAATTGTGTTGCCTTCAAAAGCAGGACACGCGAAAAAAATCGTTTATCTTTCCGCAGATGCATTCGGAGTTTTGCCACCGGTTTCAATCTTAAATGAAGATCAAGCACAATATCACTTCCTTTGCGGATATACTTCAAAATTAGCAGGAACTGAAAGAGGAATTACAGAACCACAACCATCATTCTCACCGGCTTTTGGTGAAGCGTTCTTAACTCTGCATCCAACCATGTACTCTAAAACTTTGATTGGAAAAATGAAAGAACACGGTGCAAAAGCTTATTTGGTAAACACTGGATGGAATGGAACTGGAAAAAGAATCTCTTTGAAAGATACTCGTGCAATCATCGATGCTATTATTGATGGTTCAATCGATACCGCTGAAAGAACAACCATCCCAATCTTGAATTTGGAAGTTCCAACTGTATTGCCAAATGTTTCCGAAGGAATTCTTGACCCACGTCAAACTTACAAAGACGCTTCAGAATGGGAGACAAAAGCAAGAGATTTGGGAGCAAGATATGTAGAAAACTTTAAGCAATATTGCGATACAGAAGAAGGTAAGAGATTGGTTGCAGCAGGACCTCAATTGTAAGACGAAATACGAATTACGAAATTTGTTATACTATAAGAATCTGTCTCACAATAAAAATTGAGGCGGATTTTTTATTGCAGTTCCAATCTTCAATGTTTTGGAAAAAGAAAAAGTTGTCTTCTTTAGGCAACTTTCTTTCTTAAATTGTGTGCTAATGCGTGCAATCCGAACTCCAATTCTACTTTTTTCAGACCTTTCAGGGTAAACCGCTTAAAATTGTTGCAATGTTTCAGATGTGCAAACACAGGTTCTACTTCAACCGAGCGTTGTCTGCGTTTTTTAATGCCTTCTTGGCTGTTTAATAGTTCCCTGATTTTCTCTTTGTACTGTTCCAGATGATGGTTTCGCTCTACACTGCGATTTTCTTTGGAACTGTGACAAACGCCTCTGATTGGGCATCCATCACAGTTTTTAGCCTGATAATGCGAGAGTTTTTGAGGGTAACCGGTCTTGGTTTTCCGAGTGCTTTCGTGTGTTTTTTCCATCTTTTGACCCATCGCACAGACGTAATAATCTTTTTCCTGATTGTAGTGCAGATTTTCTTTGCTGAATGTTTTGTGTTTCGCCTGATAATGGGCATCCTGCTCTTTGTCGAAGGTGTTGTATTTTACATAAGGTGTAATATTGTTCTGTTCCAGCAATTCATAGTTCTGCTCGCTCCCATAACCTGCATCGGCAGTGAGTTCTTCTAATTCCGCCAATCTTTTTTCCCCATAGAGTTTCTCAAAATTTTTAAGATGATGCTCTAGGGTATTGAAGTCATTGGTCTGCTGGTGAATGGTATAATTGACGATGATTTGATTCTCCGTAGAAATTTGTGCATTGTAGGCGGGTTTAAGCTGTCCGTTCTGCATGTGATCATCCTTCATTCTCATAAAAGTGGCGTCTTCATCCGTCTTGCTGTAAGAGTTCCTTTCTTTTAAAATCGCTTCCTGAGCTTCGTATTTATCGAGGTTTTTCTCAAAATTATTTTTAATGTAATTCAGCTTGGCTTTAGCTTTTTTGTCGGAATCGGTCTTGCGGTCGCTGCCTTTCAATTTGGCATTGATATTTTCTACGGTTTGCTGGATCTTTTCTTTGCTGATTTCTTTAAACTCAGGCGGTTCAGGGTCTTTGTCTTCCTCTCTTGCCACGTTTTGAGCGTATTTCCAAAGATCTTCCAATTGGCGGAGCATTTTTTCTTTATTGGTTTTAATGGCATTTGCCCAAACAAAAGTGTAGCGGTTTGCCTGTGCTTCGATTTTCGTTCCATCCACAAAAACCTGTTTCAAACTCACCAAGCCTTCATCTGCCAAAAGCAAAACTACTTGCGAGAAAATATCCTTGAAAGCCGCTTCCAGCTTATTGCTCCGGAAGCGGTTCACGGTATTGTGATCCACAATGCTCATGTTGGAAAGCCACATAAAATTGATATTTTCCCGAAGCGCTTTTTCTATCTTCCGGGAGGAATAAATATTATTCATGTACGCAAAAACCATCACTTTGAGCATCATCCCGGGATGATAACTGGGATTTCCTTCTCTGCTGTAGGCTTTTAGAAGCGGATCTATATTAATTCTCTCCAAAATATCATTGACAATCCGAACAGGGTGATTTTCGGGAATCAATTCCTCAAAACTATAAGGAAACAGCACCAGCTGATTTTGGTTATAATGCTTGAAATTCATAAACAACTATCTGATTATCAATGATAAATATACAAAAATCCTAAATAATAACCAAAAAAAATCCGCCTCAGTTGTGAGACGGATTCTTTTTTGTGAGTTTGGGAGAATCCTAAGAATTCAATTTGCACTGCCGTAAATGAATCTCACGGAAAAGGAGCGAAATTTTGCGCAAAAAAAATAATCTCCTGATTTACGGAAGATTATTTAAATTGTTGTGGAGCAGGAGGAAAATGAACCTTATTAAATTCATTATATCTAATTTTATGTAAATATGCTATTTACCAATATTTTATATATATTTGTATAAATAAAAATATATTGTTTTTATGCTTAATTATATAAATATTAGCACCTATTTTAGCACCTAATGAATTCAACGTTTAAACTCAAAGAACCTAACAGCGAAAAGCAAACCCTTATTTATTTCCGCTCTTATTTTGGGAATGAAAATAAGAATTTCATCTACTCTACTGGAGAAAAAATAAAACCATCTGAATGGGATTTTGAAAATAGACAGCCAAATGATTTGAATGGAAGAACTCAAAAAGCAGAAAATCACAGAAGTATTAAAAAGCAATTAG
Encoded proteins:
- a CDS encoding IS1182 family transposase, whose amino-acid sequence is MNFKHYNQNQLVLFPYSFEELIPENHPVRIVNDILERINIDPLLKAYSREGNPSYHPGMMLKVMVFAYMNNIYSSRKIEKALRENINFMWLSNMSIVDHNTVNRFRSNKLEAAFKDIFSQVVLLLADEGLVSLKQVFVDGTKIEAQANRYTFVWANAIKTNKEKMLRQLEDLWKYAQNVAREEDKDPEPPEFKEISKEKIQQTVENINAKLKGSDRKTDSDKKAKAKLNYIKNNFEKNLDKYEAQEAILKERNSYSKTDEDATFMRMKDDHMQNGQLKPAYNAQISTENQIIVNYTIHQQTNDFNTLEHHLKNFEKLYGEKRLAELEELTADAGYGSEQNYELLEQNNITPYVKYNTFDKEQDAHYQAKHKTFSKENLHYNQEKDYYVCAMGQKMEKTHESTRKTKTGYPQKLSHYQAKNCDGCPIRGVCHSSKENRSVERNHHLEQYKEKIRELLNSQEGIKKRRQRSVEVEPVFAHLKHCNNFKRFTLKGLKKVELEFGLHALAHNLRKKVA